One window of the Ramlibacter henchirensis genome contains the following:
- a CDS encoding cyclase family protein produces the protein MPRRFVDLSIFLENDVVSDPPAFAPKIQYFTHENTFEQIEPFFPGLKKQDLPEGEGWAVETVQLSTHNGTHLDAPYHFHSTMNGKLGGKERAIAIHEVPLEWCFQPGVKLDFRHFPDGYVVTAKDVEAELARIGHEVQPLEIVVVNTRAGSRYGHPDYVSSGCGMGYEATMYLLERGVRLTGTDAWSWDAPFVHTAKKYGETGDARLIWEGHKAGRDIGYCHLEKLHNLEALPPTGFYISCFPHKIRGASAGWTRAVAIFDDALMAAPR, from the coding sequence ATGCCCCGCCGCTTCGTCGACCTGTCGATCTTTCTCGAGAACGACGTGGTGTCCGACCCGCCCGCGTTCGCGCCGAAGATCCAGTACTTCACGCACGAGAACACCTTCGAGCAGATCGAGCCGTTCTTCCCCGGGCTGAAGAAGCAGGACCTGCCCGAAGGTGAAGGCTGGGCGGTCGAGACGGTGCAGCTGTCCACGCACAACGGCACCCACCTCGACGCGCCCTACCACTTCCACTCGACGATGAACGGCAAGCTCGGCGGGAAGGAGCGCGCCATCGCCATCCACGAGGTGCCGCTCGAGTGGTGCTTCCAGCCGGGCGTGAAGCTGGACTTCCGGCATTTCCCCGACGGTTACGTCGTGACGGCAAAGGACGTCGAGGCGGAGCTCGCGCGCATCGGCCACGAAGTCCAGCCGCTGGAGATCGTCGTCGTCAACACGCGAGCAGGTTCGCGCTACGGCCACCCCGACTACGTCTCATCCGGCTGCGGCATGGGCTACGAAGCCACGATGTACCTGCTCGAGCGCGGCGTGCGCCTGACGGGCACCGACGCGTGGAGCTGGGACGCGCCCTTCGTGCACACGGCGAAGAAATACGGCGAGACCGGCGACGCCAGGCTGATCTGGGAAGGCCACAAGGCCGGCCGCGACATCGGCTATTGCCACCTGGAGAAGCTGCACAACCTGGAGGCGCTGCCGCCCACGGGCTTCTACATCAGCTGTTTCCCGCACAAGATCCGCGGCGCGTCGGCGGGCTGGACGCGCGCAGTCGCGATCTTCGACGATGCCTTGATGGCCGCCCCGCGCTAG
- a CDS encoding fumarylacetoacetate hydrolase family protein, with protein sequence MKLLSFEHGGNASWGALDGDRSITDLARCGNSVIPTLREALAQLGVEGIRTRLADQRGAPTIRMEDVRLLPVIPDPAKILCIGLNYEAHRLEAKRAETANPTLFVRFATSQTSHGADIPLPPESVQLDFEGEIAVVIGRGGRRIPERDAWAHIAGYAPYNDASIRDWQYHTTQWTAGKNFDGTGAFGPWMVTRDEIADGARLELVTRLNGTEVQRGNTDQLIFSIPRLVNYISTIMSLEPGDVIVTGTPAGVGVKREPQLFMKDGDRIEVEVSGIARLENRVVKERAAR encoded by the coding sequence ATGAAACTTCTGAGCTTCGAACATGGCGGCAACGCTTCATGGGGCGCGCTGGACGGCGACCGCTCCATCACCGACCTCGCGCGCTGCGGCAACAGCGTGATACCAACGCTGCGCGAAGCGCTCGCGCAGCTGGGCGTCGAGGGCATCCGTACGCGGCTGGCCGATCAGCGCGGCGCGCCCACGATCCGCATGGAGGACGTGCGCCTGCTACCGGTCATCCCCGACCCCGCCAAGATCCTCTGCATCGGCCTGAACTACGAGGCGCACAGGCTGGAGGCCAAGCGCGCCGAGACAGCGAACCCGACGCTGTTCGTGCGGTTCGCCACTTCGCAGACATCCCACGGTGCGGACATTCCGCTGCCGCCCGAATCCGTGCAGCTCGATTTCGAGGGCGAGATCGCGGTCGTCATCGGCCGCGGCGGGCGCCGCATCCCGGAGCGCGATGCCTGGGCCCACATTGCAGGCTATGCGCCGTACAACGACGCCTCCATCCGCGACTGGCAGTACCACACGACCCAGTGGACCGCCGGAAAGAACTTCGACGGAACGGGCGCATTCGGTCCCTGGATGGTGACGCGCGACGAGATCGCGGACGGAGCGCGGCTCGAGCTCGTGACGCGCCTGAACGGAACGGAAGTGCAGCGCGGGAACACCGACCAGCTGATCTTCTCCATCCCGCGCCTCGTCAACTACATCTCGACCATCATGAGCCTCGAGCCTGGCGACGTTATCGTCACGGGAACACCCGCCGGTGTCGGAGTGAAGCGCGAGCCGCAGCTTTTCATGAAGGACGGCGACCGGATCGAGGTCGAGGTGTCCGGGATCGCGCGCCTGGAGAACCGGGTTGTGAAGGAACGCGCCGCGCGGTGA
- a CDS encoding Bug family tripartite tricarboxylate transporter substrate binding protein, which yields MPIQSSGIYRRAFIAALATAALAPAARAQTDADFPSRPIKLVVPLAPGGVTDVFARVVAQQLGKELGGNVVVENRAGGGGVIGNTYVAQSKPDGYTLLFAVPSLAIDPALGRKLPYDALRDFTLIGLAASSPNYLVVSSKVPVNDVKSLVDLVHRNPGKYNYGHPGVGTTAHLSFELFKLAAKLEANPIPYKGSAPMIVDLAEGQVAMTSMAAILTMSEAKAGRIRVLATTATQRTPQFPDVPTMAEAGYPTAMVAPWFGIVGPAGIPPAVSSKLVNALSRALAAPEVKSQLAAVGGEVARATPAEFRSLIESDTAKWTSVVKQVGLTVEN from the coding sequence ATGCCGATCCAATCGAGCGGGATCTACCGCCGCGCCTTCATCGCGGCCCTTGCAACGGCCGCCCTCGCGCCGGCCGCGCGCGCGCAGACGGATGCGGACTTTCCATCGCGTCCGATCAAGCTGGTGGTGCCGCTCGCCCCCGGCGGCGTCACCGACGTCTTCGCACGCGTCGTGGCGCAGCAGCTCGGCAAGGAGCTGGGCGGGAACGTCGTGGTCGAGAACCGCGCCGGCGGTGGCGGGGTGATCGGCAATACCTACGTCGCCCAGTCCAAGCCGGATGGCTACACGCTGCTGTTCGCCGTGCCTTCGCTGGCCATCGATCCCGCGCTCGGGCGCAAGCTGCCGTACGACGCGCTGCGCGACTTCACGCTGATCGGCCTGGCGGCCAGCTCGCCCAACTACCTGGTGGTCAGTTCCAAGGTGCCGGTGAACGACGTCAAGTCGCTGGTCGACCTGGTGCACCGCAACCCCGGCAAGTACAACTACGGCCATCCCGGCGTGGGCACCACGGCCCACCTCAGCTTCGAACTGTTCAAGCTGGCCGCGAAGCTGGAGGCGAACCCGATCCCCTACAAAGGTTCGGCGCCGATGATCGTGGACCTCGCCGAGGGTCAGGTGGCGATGACCAGCATGGCGGCGATCCTCACCATGAGCGAGGCCAAGGCCGGCCGCATCCGCGTGCTCGCCACCACGGCCACGCAGCGCACGCCCCAGTTCCCCGATGTGCCCACCATGGCCGAAGCGGGCTATCCGACCGCGATGGTGGCGCCCTGGTTCGGCATCGTCGGTCCGGCCGGCATCCCGCCCGCGGTGAGCAGCAAGCTGGTGAACGCCCTCTCCCGTGCGCTGGCCGCGCCCGAAGTGAAGTCGCAGCTGGCCGCGGTCGGCGGCGAAGTGGCCAGGGCCACCCCGGCGGAGTTCCGCTCCCTGATCGAGAGCGACACCGCGAAGTGGACCTCGGTCGTCAAGCAGGTCGGCCTCACCGTCGAGAACTGA
- a CDS encoding TetR/AcrR family transcriptional regulator: MPRTRPQPTQPAVPPERGVKAATFKLLVDTAMVLIQQSGHIPSVAELAVRASVSRATAYRYFPSRSALVTTVIDASLGPVRKLADDSRGGRERVHELFKSTFPRFKEFEPQLRAAAQLALEQWALERAGLLEEEPYRRGHRIRILEHAIAPLAPALSRPARARLHRALSVIYGIEAYVILRDIWACADRELEGTVMWMADALIDAALRESASPASRSGTREPVRANGSARAARAGSGARGARGAALRPAQAAGRAPR; encoded by the coding sequence ATGCCCCGCACCAGGCCCCAACCGACGCAACCCGCCGTGCCGCCCGAGCGCGGCGTCAAGGCTGCAACTTTCAAGTTGCTCGTCGATACGGCGATGGTGCTCATCCAGCAGTCGGGCCACATTCCTTCCGTTGCTGAGCTCGCGGTTCGCGCCAGCGTTTCGCGCGCGACGGCCTACCGCTACTTCCCGAGCCGCAGCGCGCTGGTTACCACCGTGATCGATGCCTCGCTGGGGCCCGTGCGCAAGCTCGCCGACGACAGCCGCGGCGGGCGCGAACGCGTGCACGAACTCTTCAAGTCCACCTTCCCGCGCTTCAAGGAGTTCGAGCCGCAGCTGCGCGCCGCGGCGCAGCTCGCCCTGGAGCAGTGGGCGCTGGAGCGCGCAGGGCTGCTGGAGGAGGAGCCGTACCGGCGTGGCCACCGCATCCGCATCCTCGAACACGCCATCGCGCCGCTGGCACCCGCGTTGAGCCGCCCTGCCCGCGCTCGGCTGCACCGGGCGCTCTCCGTCATCTACGGCATCGAGGCCTACGTGATCCTGCGGGACATCTGGGCGTGCGCCGACCGCGAACTCGAAGGCACGGTGATGTGGATGGCCGACGCACTGATCGATGCGGCCTTGCGCGAGAGTGCATCGCCTGCATCGAGGAGCGGCACGCGGGAGCCCGTCCGCGCGAACGGAAGCGCCCGGGCCGCACGGGCCGGCAGCGGCGCGCGAGGCGCACGCGGCGCCGCGCTGCGTCCGGCGCAGGCCGCGGGCCGCGCACCGCGCTGA
- a CDS encoding LysR family transcriptional regulator, producing the protein MNVTLKQMRAFVALAEAGSFTAAARQLHVTPSALSLVIKDLESGVGMRLFDRTTRETRLSPGGREFLPAARKLVEDFGRALEGLREFKASERGVLRIAGSPIYSGTLVPQLAAEYGQQFPGVRVHVIDALTDQVAAKVANGDADLGIAPERPVPAEVRQTQLFRDPVQLVCPPQHPLASRDTVEWVDVIRHPFISLSPDYTMGLRADLAHHSESLTLEPAAYVTFITTALALVKWGRGVTAQPSHADLLAAAYGLVVRPIQGPRIERRICLLAPREREHSPAALSFHEFLARRFQLEPQRQRPDEAAG; encoded by the coding sequence ATGAATGTGACGCTCAAGCAGATGCGCGCCTTTGTCGCGCTGGCGGAGGCCGGCAGCTTCACCGCGGCAGCCCGGCAGTTGCACGTCACGCCGTCTGCGCTCAGCCTGGTCATCAAGGACCTGGAGTCCGGCGTCGGGATGCGCCTCTTCGACCGCACCACGCGCGAGACCCGGCTCTCCCCCGGCGGCCGCGAATTCCTGCCGGCCGCCCGCAAGCTGGTCGAGGACTTCGGACGGGCCCTGGAAGGCCTTCGTGAATTCAAGGCCAGCGAGCGGGGCGTGCTGCGGATCGCCGGCTCGCCTATCTATTCCGGCACGCTGGTGCCGCAGCTTGCCGCCGAGTACGGGCAGCAGTTTCCGGGCGTGCGCGTGCACGTCATCGACGCGCTCACCGACCAGGTCGCCGCCAAGGTCGCCAACGGCGACGCGGACCTCGGCATCGCGCCGGAGCGCCCCGTCCCCGCCGAGGTGCGGCAGACGCAGCTCTTCCGCGATCCGGTGCAGCTGGTGTGTCCTCCGCAGCATCCGCTCGCGTCACGCGACACGGTGGAGTGGGTCGACGTGATCCGGCACCCGTTCATCTCGCTGTCGCCCGACTACACGATGGGCCTGCGGGCCGATCTCGCGCATCACTCCGAAAGCCTGACGCTGGAACCGGCGGCCTACGTCACCTTCATCACCACCGCTCTCGCGCTGGTGAAGTGGGGCCGCGGCGTGACGGCGCAGCCTTCGCACGCCGACCTGCTGGCGGCCGCGTATGGACTGGTCGTGCGGCCCATTCAAGGCCCGCGCATCGAAAGGCGGATCTGTCTGCTCGCGCCGAGGGAACGCGAGCACTCGCCGGCGGCGCTGAGTTTTCACGAGTTCCTGGCGCGCCGTTTTCAGCTGGAGCCGCAACGGCAACGACCTGATGAAGCGGCAGGCTGA
- a CDS encoding phytanoyl-CoA dioxygenase family protein, with product MDAATLSRTELLQPYVDTLLRDGITACKGAFTRDFVEQLREDMMTAFWEAIQRPGGAVGRGPRRWYVEAHPEAFRGFTELVAHPWVRGMAESVLGPDYEIVEIGLDVPFQGAKFQPWHRDFPAPRESWRDRRITSLAFNVSGVDVTPDMGPLEVAHGTQWEDGREWKYEMFPPEELSPRFASRSSRKFPQAGDISCRSALTIHRGTEHLSPIARPVLVLGFDAPGAGHAALHDVTVTREFHDQLPAEVRDHLVCRVVDQLEPIVQKHQIEGLAMAGRK from the coding sequence TTGGACGCTGCCACCCTTTCCCGCACCGAGTTGCTGCAACCTTACGTCGACACCCTGCTGCGCGACGGCATCACGGCCTGCAAGGGCGCCTTCACGCGCGACTTCGTGGAGCAGTTGCGGGAAGACATGATGACGGCGTTCTGGGAAGCCATCCAGCGCCCCGGCGGCGCCGTCGGCCGCGGGCCGCGTCGCTGGTACGTGGAGGCGCATCCCGAAGCCTTCCGCGGCTTCACCGAGCTGGTGGCGCATCCCTGGGTGCGCGGCATGGCCGAATCCGTGCTCGGCCCCGACTACGAGATCGTGGAGATCGGCCTGGACGTTCCGTTCCAGGGCGCGAAGTTCCAGCCCTGGCACCGCGACTTCCCGGCGCCGCGCGAGAGCTGGCGCGACCGCCGCATCACCTCGCTGGCCTTCAACGTGAGCGGCGTGGACGTCACGCCGGACATGGGTCCGCTGGAGGTGGCGCACGGCACGCAGTGGGAAGACGGCCGCGAGTGGAAGTACGAGATGTTCCCGCCCGAGGAACTGTCGCCGCGCTTCGCGAGCCGCAGCTCGCGCAAGTTCCCGCAGGCCGGCGACATCAGCTGCCGCTCGGCCCTGACGATCCACCGCGGCACCGAGCACCTGTCGCCCATCGCGCGCCCGGTGCTCGTGCTCGGCTTCGATGCTCCCGGCGCGGGACACGCTGCGCTGCACGACGTGACGGTGACGCGCGAGTTCCACGACCAGCTTCCGGCCGAGGTCCGCGATCACCTGGTCTGCCGCGTGGTGGACCAGCTCGAGCCGATCGTGCAGAAGCACCAGATCGAAGGGCTGGCGATGGCGGGGCGGAAATAA
- a CDS encoding YidB family protein has protein sequence MANPFLGAILGSVLGQAMGRSGMPGSGMPGGGFPGGGFPGGGMAGSGGMPGGLGGILGGALGGSMGGGLRGRNAMLALLLPLALQWIQRNGGIGNVLQRTRQRGYSNQASSWVGTGENEALPPQAVDEVFGRDEIARMSQQLGVGEQEVSEGLADILPEVVDKLSPEGQLPQDADRVLDAGQSSLDELLRGVDRRQAVE, from the coding sequence ATGGCGAATCCATTTCTCGGAGCAATCCTCGGCAGCGTGCTCGGCCAGGCGATGGGCCGCAGCGGCATGCCCGGTTCAGGCATGCCCGGCGGCGGCTTTCCCGGTGGCGGCTTTCCCGGTGGCGGCATGGCCGGCAGCGGCGGAATGCCGGGCGGGCTAGGCGGCATCCTCGGCGGAGCGCTGGGCGGTTCGATGGGCGGCGGCCTGCGAGGCCGAAACGCGATGCTGGCCCTGCTGCTGCCGCTCGCACTGCAGTGGATCCAGCGCAATGGCGGCATCGGCAACGTGCTGCAGCGCACGCGCCAGCGCGGCTATTCCAACCAGGCGTCCTCCTGGGTGGGCACGGGCGAGAACGAAGCCCTGCCGCCGCAGGCGGTCGACGAGGTCTTCGGCCGCGACGAGATCGCGCGCATGTCGCAGCAGCTCGGCGTCGGCGAGCAGGAAGTCTCCGAAGGGTTAGCCGACATCCTTCCCGAAGTGGTGGACAAGCTCAGTCCCGAAGGCCAGCTGCCGCAGGATGCGGATCGCGTGCTGGACGCGGGCCAGTCCTCGCTGGACGAGTTGCTGCGCGGCGTGGACCGGCGGCAAGCGGTCGAGTAG
- a CDS encoding hydroxypyruvate isomerase family protein, with amino-acid sequence MLRFDPNLRWLFTELPMWDRYAAAARAGFSGVEVAFPYEYPARELKRLLDDNGLTLVQILAPVDWEGGSRGIAALPEKAAESRKSIETAIEYSVAVGKPMVHVLAGNLGPEHDPAACMDAFKKNLEFAAQLAAPEGITIIIEPVCNARFPAYLYSRLAEGVAIIDELGKPNIKLCFDTYHVQMQEGALTERLRQVYPYMGHMQIGNTPGRNQPGAGELDFGYIFRTLEELGWDRWVGCEYAPTGSTLDSIGWHEPFRRRA; translated from the coding sequence ATGCTTCGCTTCGACCCTAACCTGAGGTGGCTGTTTACCGAGCTGCCGATGTGGGACCGGTACGCGGCCGCCGCCCGGGCGGGGTTCTCCGGGGTCGAGGTGGCGTTCCCCTACGAATACCCGGCACGCGAGCTCAAGCGCCTGCTGGACGACAACGGCCTGACACTGGTGCAGATCCTGGCGCCGGTGGACTGGGAGGGCGGCTCCCGCGGCATTGCCGCGCTGCCCGAGAAAGCGGCCGAAAGCCGCAAGAGCATCGAGACGGCGATCGAGTACTCGGTCGCGGTCGGCAAGCCCATGGTCCATGTGCTCGCCGGCAACCTGGGCCCGGAGCACGACCCGGCTGCCTGCATGGATGCCTTCAAGAAGAACCTCGAGTTCGCCGCCCAGCTCGCGGCGCCCGAGGGCATCACGATCATCATCGAGCCGGTGTGCAACGCGCGGTTCCCCGCGTACCTGTACTCGCGGCTCGCGGAAGGCGTGGCCATCATCGACGAGCTCGGCAAGCCCAACATCAAGCTGTGCTTCGACACGTACCACGTGCAGATGCAGGAAGGCGCGCTCACCGAGCGCCTGCGCCAGGTCTATCCGTACATGGGCCACATGCAGATCGGCAACACGCCGGGGCGCAACCAGCCGGGGGCGGGCGAACTGGACTTCGGCTACATCTTCCGCACGCTCGAGGAGCTTGGCTGGGACCGCTGGGTCGGGTGCGAGTACGCGCCCACCGGAAGCACCCTGGACTCGATCGGCTGGCACGAACCGTTCCGCCGGCGCGCCTGA
- a CDS encoding Rieske 2Fe-2S domain-containing protein: MLSREENETLTRTGPGTPMGTLFRSYWLPVLLSEQLPEKDGPQVRVKILGEDLLAFRDAGGRVGLIEPRCPHRGADLYFGRNEEGGIRCAYHGWKFDADGRCLDMPTVPPETARTLCQKASIRSYPTREWGGMVWAYMAQAPAGHEPPPLPQMEFALVPPEHRYVSKKLQECNWAQAAEGGIDTAHFSFLHMPVARSNEEFSERALRAVRGYSAKSMSQDHVRWMREDPRPRYHVRRHAAGLVLGASRQGEPGEHYWRIAQYLMPCHGYTPSAAEGQTYHGQSWVPIDDHSCWIFCYSWNPERPLTAQERASYVTGGAVYPARGADYVPLRNRSNEYLLDRRMQKLENFTGIEGVSEQDAAIQDSQGEIADRTRELLGPTDVAVVHFRRLMLEAAAQVAGGAAAPAADNPQAYLVRGGGTIAPATEDFEAVMRRRFGDELGRVEVDRPEVQSK; encoded by the coding sequence ATGCTGAGCCGCGAAGAGAACGAAACGCTCACCCGCACCGGGCCGGGAACGCCCATGGGGACGCTTTTCCGCAGCTACTGGCTGCCGGTCCTGCTCTCGGAGCAGCTGCCGGAGAAGGATGGCCCGCAGGTGCGCGTGAAGATCCTCGGCGAAGACCTGCTCGCTTTCCGCGATGCGGGCGGCCGCGTCGGGCTGATCGAACCCAGGTGCCCTCACCGGGGCGCCGACCTCTACTTCGGCCGCAACGAAGAAGGCGGCATCCGCTGCGCCTACCACGGCTGGAAGTTCGACGCGGACGGCCGCTGCCTCGACATGCCCACGGTCCCGCCCGAGACGGCGCGCACCCTGTGCCAGAAGGCGAGCATCCGCAGCTACCCGACGCGCGAATGGGGCGGCATGGTCTGGGCGTACATGGCGCAGGCGCCGGCGGGACACGAGCCGCCGCCGCTGCCGCAGATGGAATTCGCGCTGGTGCCGCCCGAGCATCGCTACGTTTCGAAGAAGCTGCAGGAGTGCAACTGGGCGCAGGCCGCCGAAGGCGGGATCGACACCGCGCACTTCTCCTTCCTGCACATGCCGGTGGCGCGATCGAACGAGGAGTTCAGCGAGCGCGCGCTGCGCGCCGTGCGCGGCTATTCGGCCAAGAGCATGAGCCAGGACCACGTACGGTGGATGCGCGAAGACCCGCGGCCGCGCTATCACGTGCGGCGGCATGCGGCCGGTCTGGTGCTCGGCGCATCGCGCCAGGGCGAACCGGGCGAGCACTACTGGCGCATCGCGCAGTACCTGATGCCCTGCCACGGCTATACACCGAGCGCCGCGGAAGGCCAGACCTACCACGGGCAGAGCTGGGTGCCGATCGACGACCACTCGTGCTGGATCTTCTGCTACTCGTGGAACCCGGAGCGGCCGCTGACGGCGCAGGAGCGGGCCTCGTATGTCACCGGCGGCGCGGTCTACCCCGCGCGCGGCGCCGACTACGTGCCGCTGCGCAATCGCAGCAACGAGTACCTGCTGGACCGCCGGATGCAGAAGCTGGAGAACTTCACCGGCATCGAGGGCGTCTCCGAACAGGACGCCGCGATCCAGGACAGCCAGGGCGAGATCGCGGACCGCACGCGTGAACTGCTGGGGCCGACCGATGTCGCCGTCGTGCACTTCCGCCGGCTGATGCTCGAAGCGGCCGCCCAGGTGGCCGGCGGCGCGGCCGCTCCCGCCGCCGACAACCCGCAGGCCTACCTGGTGCGCGGCGGCGGAACGATCGCTCCCGCGACGGAAGACTTCGAGGCCGTCATGAGACGGCGGTTCGGGGACGAACTGGGGCGGGTCGAAGTGGATCGTCCCGAGGTCCAATCAAAGTGA
- a CDS encoding alpha/beta hydrolase produces MIDRVAVEDEGQGDPVVCLHGLGGSSNTWTAVMPALARHRVIRIDLPGSGRSAAGSQPLSIARLVECVRTVCQRLNVGRVHLLGHSMGTIVAQHLAADHPGLVRSLALFGPLLAPPDPARANIRTRAAKAREGAAGMQEIADTLVKASTSADSRERFPAAAAFVRESLTRQDPEGYARNCEALADAKPASVANIQAGTLLVTGDEDGVAPPQSVRAMAEKFTGNKGGTRVVVFNRCGHWTPIERPQECMRELASFLPTQR; encoded by the coding sequence ATGATCGACCGCGTCGCGGTGGAAGACGAAGGGCAGGGCGATCCGGTCGTCTGCCTTCATGGCCTGGGCGGAAGCTCGAACACCTGGACCGCGGTGATGCCGGCGCTGGCACGGCATCGCGTGATCCGCATCGACCTGCCCGGCAGCGGCCGGTCCGCTGCGGGCTCGCAGCCCCTGAGCATCGCGCGGCTGGTCGAGTGCGTGCGCACGGTGTGCCAGCGGCTGAACGTCGGACGCGTGCACCTGCTCGGCCATTCGATGGGGACCATCGTGGCGCAGCACCTGGCGGCCGACCATCCCGGGCTGGTGCGCAGCCTGGCCTTGTTCGGGCCGCTTCTCGCGCCGCCCGATCCCGCCCGCGCCAACATCCGCACTCGTGCGGCCAAGGCGCGCGAAGGCGCGGCGGGCATGCAGGAGATCGCGGACACGCTGGTGAAGGCTTCCACCTCGGCGGACTCGCGCGAACGTTTTCCCGCCGCGGCTGCCTTCGTGCGCGAGAGCCTCACGCGGCAGGACCCGGAAGGCTACGCCCGCAATTGCGAAGCGCTGGCCGATGCCAAGCCGGCCTCCGTCGCCAACATCCAGGCCGGCACGCTGCTGGTCACGGGCGACGAGGACGGCGTCGCGCCGCCGCAGAGCGTGCGTGCGATGGCCGAGAAGTTCACCGGCAACAAGGGCGGCACGCGCGTGGTGGTGTTCAACCGCTGCGGCCACTGGACGCCGATCGAAAGACCGCAGGAATGCATGCGAGAGCTCGCGTCCTTCCTGCCCACCCAACGTTGA
- the fghA gene encoding S-formylglutathione hydrolase: MADVRTLEEHASFGGVQGFHEHGSREVGLPMRFGVYLPPQAKQGPCPLLYCLAGLTCNEQTFAIKAGAQQHASRHGLVLVTPDTSPRETGIPEADAAGWDFGTAAGFYLDATREPYARHWRMESWLMKELPDVLASRFPVQADRVGILGHSMGGHGALTLALRYPGRFRSVSAFAPICAPREVPWGEKAFRGYLGDDVSAWKDHDAVALIERGGRLPKLLVDQGGADQFLASQLRPERLEQACRSSGQPLELRRHESYDHGYFFIASFIGDHLDHHAAQLRAG, from the coding sequence ATGGCCGACGTGAGGACGCTGGAGGAGCACGCCAGCTTCGGCGGCGTGCAGGGCTTCCATGAACACGGCTCGCGCGAGGTGGGGCTGCCGATGCGGTTCGGCGTCTACCTTCCACCGCAGGCGAAGCAGGGGCCCTGTCCCTTGCTCTACTGCCTCGCCGGTCTGACCTGCAACGAGCAGACCTTCGCCATCAAGGCCGGTGCGCAGCAGCACGCGTCGCGACACGGACTCGTGCTCGTCACCCCCGACACGAGCCCCCGCGAGACCGGCATCCCCGAGGCCGATGCCGCGGGCTGGGATTTCGGGACCGCGGCAGGCTTCTACCTGGACGCCACGCGCGAACCCTATGCCCGCCACTGGCGCATGGAAAGCTGGCTGATGAAGGAGCTGCCGGACGTGCTCGCCTCACGCTTCCCGGTGCAGGCCGATCGCGTGGGCATCCTGGGCCATTCGATGGGCGGGCACGGAGCGCTCACGCTGGCGTTGCGGTATCCGGGCCGATTCCGCTCCGTGTCCGCATTCGCGCCGATCTGCGCGCCGAGGGAAGTGCCGTGGGGCGAGAAGGCGTTCCGGGGCTATCTGGGCGACGACGTGTCCGCCTGGAAGGATCATGACGCGGTGGCGCTGATCGAGCGCGGCGGCCGCCTGCCGAAGTTGCTGGTGGACCAGGGTGGGGCCGACCAGTTCCTGGCCTCGCAGCTGCGGCCCGAGCGGCTCGAACAGGCCTGCCGTTCCAGCGGGCAGCCGCTGGAGCTGCGCCGGCACGAGAGCTACGACCACGGCTACTTCTTCATCGCCAGCTTCATCGGCGACCACCTGGACCACCACGCGGCGCAGCTGCGCGCGGGCTAG
- a CDS encoding fumarylacetoacetate hydrolase family protein codes for MRLASWSWGGRPHAGVVSADGREVTPLALSNASRGVLEIVERLAQGEGLPREAGPRLPIDAVTLRAPLPRPRRNLFCIGRNYRAHAAELATTVFRESLPDKDAWPIVFTKFPETVVGPYDTVRLPSPSITTQIDYESELAVVIGRGGRDIARARAMDHVCGYTVVNDVSARDIQVRHQQWELGKGFDTFCPMGPCLVTADEVDGRDVRIRGWVTPRGGTPELRQDGRTRDMIFDIPTLIETCSRGITLLPGDIIATGTPSGVGMGFSPPKWLGPGDVFRVEIDGIGFIENRFEPG; via the coding sequence ATGCGTCTAGCCAGCTGGAGCTGGGGCGGGCGCCCGCACGCGGGCGTCGTCTCGGCCGACGGCAGGGAGGTCACGCCCCTGGCCCTCTCCAACGCGTCGCGCGGCGTGCTGGAGATCGTCGAGCGGCTGGCGCAGGGCGAGGGCCTGCCGCGGGAGGCCGGTCCCCGGCTGCCGATCGACGCGGTGACGCTGCGCGCACCGCTGCCGCGCCCGCGACGCAACCTCTTCTGCATCGGCCGCAACTACCGCGCGCACGCGGCCGAACTGGCTACCACCGTGTTCCGCGAGAGCCTGCCGGACAAGGACGCCTGGCCGATCGTGTTCACCAAGTTTCCCGAGACGGTGGTCGGCCCCTACGACACGGTGCGGCTGCCGTCGCCCTCGATCACCACGCAGATCGACTACGAATCGGAGCTCGCCGTGGTCATCGGCCGCGGCGGCCGCGACATCGCGCGGGCGCGGGCGATGGACCACGTGTGCGGCTACACCGTGGTCAACGACGTCAGCGCGCGCGACATCCAGGTGCGCCACCAGCAGTGGGAGCTGGGCAAGGGCTTCGACACCTTCTGCCCGATGGGGCCCTGCCTCGTCACGGCCGATGAAGTGGATGGCCGCGATGTGCGCATCCGCGGCTGGGTCACGCCGCGCGGCGGCACGCCGGAGTTGCGGCAGGACGGGCGCACCCGCGACATGATCTTCGACATCCCCACCCTCATCGAGACCTGCTCGCGCGGCATCACGCTCCTGCCCGGCGACATCATCGCGACCGGCACGCCTTCGGGCGTGGGCATGGGCTTCTCGCCGCCGAAGTGGCTGGGACCGGGCGACGTGTTCCGCGTCGAGATCGACGGCATCGGGTTCATCGAGAACCGCTTCGAGCCCGGGTGA